In one window of Terriglobia bacterium DNA:
- a CDS encoding class I SAM-dependent rRNA methyltransferase — MSNTTPSATIRVNHKAAARVEAGHLWIYKSDLERPESVEPGMTVEVWDFRGRFLGRAFYSSTSQIALRLLTARETEVVDEAFFRKRILAAVHRRESSLQETEAYRLVNAEGDGLPSIIIDRFVDILVFQTLSQGADKVKPWIIRILKEEFHPRAIVERNDAGIRELEGLDLKCGLVDGEVPEEIIYRENGIRFIARLLEGQKTGSFLDQRENHLMARGYARGVALDCFSYAGGFALNIAARSEHVLAIDSSASAVDLGERNAQLNEVKNVQFKEANVFDELKALDTMKARFDTIVLDPPAFAKKRTNLENARRGYKEINLRAMKMLAPGGILISCSCSQHVSEIDFLNLLAEAAADAHRHFAVIEKRTQSSDHPFLLSMPETLYLKCVVLQAVE, encoded by the coding sequence ATGTCGAATACCACTCCATCGGCCACCATCCGAGTCAACCACAAGGCTGCGGCGCGCGTCGAGGCGGGCCATCTCTGGATTTACAAGAGCGACCTCGAGCGTCCGGAGAGTGTGGAACCGGGGATGACGGTTGAAGTCTGGGACTTCCGTGGCCGGTTCTTAGGTCGTGCCTTTTACAGCTCAACATCACAAATCGCCTTGCGTCTCTTGACGGCGCGCGAGACCGAGGTCGTGGATGAGGCGTTTTTCCGGAAGAGAATTCTGGCCGCAGTGCACCGCCGGGAATCCTCCTTGCAGGAGACTGAAGCCTACCGGCTGGTGAACGCGGAAGGCGATGGGCTGCCCTCAATCATCATTGATCGGTTTGTCGATATCCTGGTCTTCCAGACGCTCAGCCAGGGTGCCGACAAGGTCAAGCCGTGGATCATCCGGATTCTGAAGGAAGAGTTCCATCCCCGGGCGATCGTGGAACGCAACGACGCCGGCATTCGCGAACTGGAAGGCCTGGACCTGAAATGCGGTCTCGTCGATGGAGAGGTGCCCGAAGAGATCATTTACCGGGAAAATGGCATCCGGTTCATCGCCCGGCTTCTTGAGGGGCAGAAAACCGGATCCTTTCTCGATCAGCGTGAAAATCATCTGATGGCAAGGGGATATGCTCGCGGGGTCGCCCTGGACTGCTTTTCCTACGCGGGCGGATTTGCCTTGAACATCGCTGCTCGCTCAGAACATGTCCTGGCCATCGACAGCTCGGCCTCCGCCGTGGACCTGGGTGAGCGCAACGCCCAGCTCAACGAGGTGAAGAACGTGCAATTCAAGGAAGCCAATGTCTTTGACGAATTAAAGGCCCTCGATACCATGAAGGCAAGATTTGACACGATTGTCCTCGATCCCCCCGCCTTTGCAAAGAAGCGAACGAATCTCGAAAACGCGCGGCGCGGTTACAAAGAAATCAACCTTCGCGCCATGAAAATGCTGGCCCCTGGCGGGATTCTCATTTCCTGCTCCTGCTCCCAACATGTTTCCGAAATTGACTTCCTCAACTTACTCGCAGAAGCCGCCGCCGACGCGCACCGCCATTTTGCTGTGATTGAAAAACGAACCCAGTCCAGCGATCATCCGTTTCTTCTGTCCATGCCGGAAACGCTGTATCTCAAGTGCGTGGTCCTGCAGGCGGTGGAGTGA